One window of Thermococcus sp. genomic DNA carries:
- a CDS encoding NAD(P)/FAD-dependent oxidoreductase, producing MRAVIIGSGIGGLLTSSFLAKNGYEVTVLEKAPYLGGRFTNLNYKGFGLSTGAFHMLPHGEDGPLAYLLKLLGANVQIVNSNPKGMIFYGGKTFHYREGWKYLGWREKARATKLLLDIKRGKLPVDDPEMSGREWIREKIGDNEFADLFIKSFLGWADSVLDVPAGELAREIKAALKWGGPGLVKGGCKVITDELARLTEANGGKILTRKKAVEIEPEEKKVITADGDELNYDVLISNIGIKETVELIGRDYFDRDYLKRVDSLKPSEGIKYNVALKGKPRIGNTVVFTLDTERINGYNEPSSISPELAKEGYTLIMLHHALQSKNVRAEQRKGIEDIYRIFPNLDDEGEILLIQTYLNGNPVNRVASGQTVEDFPVKDVYIVGDAYKLPGGIEVEGIALGVMRNLEKLGLGTFGEWYL from the coding sequence ATGAGGGCTGTCATCATAGGCTCAGGAATAGGTGGGCTCTTAACTTCATCATTCCTGGCAAAGAACGGCTACGAGGTTACAGTCCTCGAAAAGGCTCCCTATCTTGGCGGCCGCTTCACGAATCTAAACTACAAAGGCTTCGGCCTCTCAACGGGGGCATTCCACATGCTCCCCCACGGCGAAGACGGGCCTCTGGCTTACCTACTAAAGCTTCTCGGTGCAAACGTTCAGATAGTGAACTCAAACCCGAAGGGCATGATATTCTACGGGGGCAAAACCTTCCACTACAGAGAAGGCTGGAAGTATCTCGGCTGGCGGGAGAAAGCGAGGGCCACCAAACTCCTCCTCGACATAAAGCGCGGAAAGCTTCCCGTCGATGACCCCGAGATGAGCGGGCGCGAGTGGATAAGGGAAAAAATAGGCGACAACGAGTTTGCTGACCTCTTCATCAAAAGCTTCCTCGGCTGGGCCGACAGTGTTTTGGACGTTCCGGCTGGAGAGCTAGCGAGGGAGATAAAAGCGGCCCTGAAGTGGGGAGGGCCCGGTCTCGTTAAGGGTGGCTGTAAAGTAATAACGGACGAGCTGGCAAGGCTTACCGAAGCCAACGGCGGAAAAATCCTCACGAGGAAGAAAGCGGTAGAGATTGAGCCCGAGGAAAAAAAGGTCATCACAGCAGATGGCGACGAGCTGAACTATGACGTTCTCATCTCCAACATCGGCATAAAGGAGACGGTTGAACTCATCGGAAGGGACTACTTCGACCGCGATTACCTGAAGCGCGTTGATTCCCTTAAGCCGAGCGAGGGGATAAAGTACAACGTTGCCTTAAAAGGCAAACCGAGGATCGGCAACACCGTGGTCTTTACCCTCGACACCGAGAGGATAAACGGCTACAACGAGCCCTCCAGCATCTCTCCAGAGCTCGCGAAAGAGGGCTACACCCTGATAATGCTCCACCACGCGCTCCAATCAAAGAACGTCAGGGCCGAGCAGAGGAAGGGCATCGAGGACATCTACCGCATATTCCCGAACCTCGACGATGAAGGAGAAATCCTTCTGATCCAGACCTACCTCAACGGAAACCCTGTCAACAGGGTTGCCAGCGGACAGACTGTTGAGGATTTCCCGGTTAAAGATGTGTACATCGTCGGCGACGCCTACAAGCTCCCCGGAGGAATCGAAGTCGAAGGCATCGCCCTAGGCGTCATGAGAAACCTCGAAAAACTTGGCCTCGGAACTTTCGGGGAGTGGTACCTCTGA
- the arcC gene encoding carbamate kinase, which produces MKRVVIALGGNAILQRGQKGTYEEQMENVRKTAKQIAEIVERGYEVVITHGNGPQVGALLLHMDAGQQLYGIPAQPMDVAGAMTQGQIGYMIGQALINELRQRGIERPVATVVTQTIVDKNDPAFQNPSKPVGPFYDEETAKRLAKEKGWTVIEDAGRGWRRVVPSPDPKGHVEAPVIVDLVEKGFIVIASGGGGVPVVEENGQLRGVEAVIDKDLAGEKLAEEVKADIFMILTDVNGAAINYGKPNERWLGEVTAEELRRYYQEGHFKKGSMGPKVLAVIRFVEWGGERAIIASLEKAVEALEGKTGTQVRSKG; this is translated from the coding sequence ATGAAAAGGGTCGTCATAGCACTGGGTGGCAACGCGATTCTCCAGAGGGGTCAGAAGGGGACGTACGAGGAGCAGATGGAGAACGTGAGAAAAACCGCGAAGCAGATAGCGGAAATAGTTGAAAGGGGATACGAGGTAGTCATAACCCATGGCAACGGGCCTCAGGTTGGGGCTCTTCTTCTCCACATGGATGCGGGCCAGCAGCTCTATGGAATCCCCGCCCAGCCGATGGACGTGGCTGGAGCGATGACACAGGGGCAGATTGGCTATATGATAGGGCAGGCCCTCATAAACGAGCTGAGACAGAGAGGGATAGAGAGACCAGTCGCCACCGTGGTGACGCAGACAATCGTGGACAAGAACGACCCGGCCTTCCAAAACCCGAGCAAGCCCGTCGGGCCTTTCTACGACGAGGAGACAGCAAAGAGACTCGCGAAGGAGAAGGGATGGACAGTCATTGAAGATGCTGGAAGGGGCTGGAGGCGCGTTGTTCCAAGCCCTGACCCGAAGGGTCACGTCGAGGCTCCTGTCATAGTTGACCTCGTTGAGAAGGGCTTCATTGTTATAGCGAGCGGTGGCGGTGGTGTCCCGGTCGTTGAGGAAAACGGCCAGCTTAGGGGTGTGGAGGCAGTAATAGACAAGGACTTGGCTGGAGAAAAGCTAGCTGAGGAAGTAAAGGCAGACATCTTCATGATTTTGACAGATGTAAACGGGGCCGCGATAAATTACGGGAAGCCAAATGAGAGGTGGCTGGGAGAAGTTACGGCGGAGGAGCTGAGGCGCTATTACCAGGAGGGCCACTTCAAGAAGGGTAGCATGGGGCCGAAGGTTCTGGCCGTAATAAGGTTCGTTGAATGGGGAGGGGAGAGAGCCATCATAGCGTCCCTCGAAAAGGCCGTTGAAGCCCTTGAGGGGAAAACTGGAACTCAGGTTCGTTCCAAAGGTTAA
- a CDS encoding ATP-dependent Clp protease proteolytic subunit: MDSTASGFLSSLIWWLFFLYLLLWPQMQYKGLQMARARLLQQLSRKRGSTVITMIHRQESIGLFGIPFYKFISIEDSEEVLRAIRMAPKDKPIDLIIHTPGGLVLAATQIAKALHDHPAETRVIVPHYAMSGGTLIALAADKIIMDPHAVLGPVDPQLGQYPAPSILRAVEKKGPEKADDQTLILADVAEKAIRQVQEFVYSILKDRYGEEKAKELAQILTEGRWTHDYPITFEHAKELGLHVESDVPPEVYALMELYKQPMKQRGTVEFMPYPQKAENSK; this comes from the coding sequence ATGGACAGTACCGCAAGTGGATTTTTAAGTTCCCTGATATGGTGGCTCTTCTTCCTCTACCTGCTCCTATGGCCCCAGATGCAGTACAAGGGGCTTCAGATGGCGAGGGCCAGACTGCTCCAGCAGCTGTCCCGCAAGAGGGGCTCAACGGTAATAACGATGATACACAGGCAGGAGAGCATAGGACTCTTCGGGATTCCCTTTTACAAGTTCATAAGCATAGAGGACAGCGAGGAAGTCCTGAGGGCCATAAGGATGGCCCCCAAGGACAAGCCGATAGACCTGATAATCCACACGCCGGGTGGACTCGTTCTGGCTGCGACTCAGATAGCGAAGGCCCTCCACGATCATCCGGCTGAGACCAGGGTGATAGTCCCCCACTACGCGATGAGCGGTGGGACGCTGATAGCCCTTGCGGCGGATAAGATAATAATGGACCCCCATGCCGTTCTCGGGCCAGTTGACCCTCAGCTCGGCCAGTATCCAGCACCGAGTATCCTGAGGGCCGTTGAAAAGAAAGGCCCCGAGAAGGCAGATGATCAGACTCTCATCCTCGCGGACGTCGCCGAGAAGGCCATAAGACAGGTCCAGGAATTCGTATATAGCATCCTGAAGGACCGCTATGGTGAGGAGAAGGCGAAGGAGCTGGCGCAGATACTCACCGAGGGCAGGTGGACTCACGACTACCCGATAACCTTCGAGCACGCCAAGGAACTCGGGCTCCACGTTGAGAGCGATGTGCCCCCGGAAGTTTACGCCCTGATGGAGCTGTACAAGCAACCCATGAAGCAACGCGGAACGGTCGAGTTCATGCCCTACCCACAGAAGGCGGAGAACTCGAAGTGA